TTCGCTGGATGAGGCCCTGCGTAGTCGCCTGGTGGAGGCGGCTCAGACGATCGAGCAAGCTACGCCGGCGCAAGACCCCGGCTATACCAGGGTCCGGGATCTGCGCGACACGCTGGAGAACCTCGCGATCGTACCGACCGGCGGTATCTGGACCTATGTTCAGGGAGAGGACGGTTGCAGAAGGCTATTGGGCGCCATTCCGGGCATATTGCTCAGCATCTGCCTCATGAGCCTCGGTGGGCCGTTCTGGTTCGAGGCGCTCAAGAATCTGCTCAAGCTCCGGCCGGTGCTCGCGCAAAAGGAAGAGAAGGAACGACAGGAGCGCAGGGAGGTGCTGCCCGGCGGTGCGGGTGTGGTACCGGCCGTCCGTGGACCCGAGCGGTGATCGCGGCGCCGGCGCCGGTGCCGATCGCGCGCGATGATTCTACCGCGAGCGGGGCGCGCCGCCGGCGCTCTGCCTACTCGTCCCGCAAGGCCCTTCGCAGCACCTTGCCGACGTTGGACTTCGGCAGTGCTGTGCGCAGCACGATCTGCCTGGGAACCTTGTAGGCCGCGAGTTGCTCCTTGCAGTGCTGCCGCAACTCCTCAAGATCGATACTGCTACCCGGGCGTGGGACCACAAACAGCTTGACCGCCTCACCGGTGTGGGGGTCCGGCACACCGATCACCGCGGCCTCCAGGACCGAAGGGTGCGAGGCCACCACCTCCTCCACCTCGTTCGGGTACACCTTGAAGCCCGACACCGTGATCATGTCCTTGACGCGATCGACCAGCTTGATGTACCCGCGTTCGTCCATCTGGGCGATGTCCCCGGTCCTGAGCCATCCATCGGGGCCCAGCACCTTCGCGGTCTCCTCGGGCCGGTGCCAGTAGCCCTTCATCACCTGCGGACCGCGGATCCAGAGCTCGCCCGAGGTCCCGTGCGCCACGGCCCGGCCTGCCTCGTCGCGGATGCTGCACTCGGTCGAGGGCACCGGGATGCCGGCAGAGCCGCTGTACTCGCGCGCATCGAGCGGGTTACAGCACACCAGCGGCGAGCACTCGGTGAGGCCGTAGCCCTCCAGGATCGGCCGGCCGGTGAGCGCCTGCCAGCGTTCCGCGACCGGCCGCTGCACCGCCATTCCCCCGCCGACGGTGAGCTTGAGCGTCGAGAAATCGAGGTCGGCGAAACCGGGGGTGTTCATCAAATGGATGAACAGCGTGTTGACCCCCGTCATGCAACTGAACCGCAGCTTGCGCAGCTCCGCGACGAAGCCCTTGAGGTTACGGGGATCGGTGATCAGGTGATTGAGCCCTCCGAGCTCCATGAAGCTCAGGCAATTGATCGTGAACGCGAAGATATGATACAGGGGCAATGCCGTGATCACGATCTCGCCCTGGTCGCCGATCACCGCGCCGTGGCAGGCCGCGCCCTGGAGGACATTGGCCACGATGTTGCCGTGGCTCAGCATCGCGCCCTTGGAGACCCCGGTGGTGCCGCCGGTGTACTGGAGCATGGCGATATCGTCGTGGCCCAGGGCCACCGCGTGGGGGTGCCAGCGCGCCCCGCGTTCGATCGCGTCCCGAAACCCGACCGCATGGGATATATTGAACGGCGGCACCAGGCGCTTCACATGGGCGACCACCCAATTGACGATGAGGGCGCGCGGTTGCGGTAGCATGTCCCCTATCTTGGTCACGATCACGTGCTTGATGGGCGTGTGCGCCAGCACCTGGGCGAGGACATGGGCGTAGTTCTCCAGGATCACGATGACCGAGGCCCCCGAGTCCACCAATTGGTTCTGCAGCTCGCGGCCGGTATAGAGGGGGTTGGTGTTCACCAGGATGAGGCCGGCCCGCAAGGCCCCGAAGGCGGCCACCGGGTACTGCAGGAGGTTCGGCATCATGATGGCGATGCGATCGCCCTGGCTGAGATGCCATTCTTGCTGCAGGAAGGCGGCGAAGGCGCGACTCTTGTCCGCCAGGGTCCGATAGCTCAGGGTCGCGCCCATATTGGCGAACGCCGGGCGATCGGCGTAGCGGGCCGTGCAGCGGTCCAGGAGATCGACCAGCGAGGAATACTTGCTGGGATCTATCTCGCTCGGCACGGCCTCCGGGTACTGTCGCAGCCAGGGTCGGGTCGGCGGCGGCTCGAAGCGCGCATGGTGCTCGGGACTCGGGGCGACGCCGGGGCTCAGGGCGGTTGCATCCATATCGCTGCCTCTCATATGCTCGTGATGTGTTTGAACACCGGAACTGCATGGGGGCAAGGGCCACTCCAAGGGCCACTCCAAGCCCCGGCCCAAGCCTATGCCAACGGCCTGAGATGAACAAGTCCAAGCTCTGCTTCGCGATCGCGGTCCTCTCCTGCCTGCTGCTGTTTTTCGCGCTCGATCTGGATGCCTATTTCACGCTCGAGTACTTCAACACCAAGCGCGACGCGATCCACGCTTATTGCACGGCACATCTGTGGCGCAGCGCGGTATTCTTCGTCGCCATCTACCTGGCCCTGGCCGCCTTGTCCCTGCCCGGCATCCTGCTCATGACCGTCGTCGCCGGGGACCTGTTCGGGCTCGTGTTGGGTTCGGCGCTGGTGTCTTCGGCCTCCACCTTGGCCGCGACCCTCCCGTTTCTGGCCGCGCGTTATCTCTGGCGTGATGCGGTGCAAGAGCGGTTCGGGCAACACCTCGCCACCATCGATGCCGGCGTGGAGAAGAATGGGGCTTTTTATCTCTTCAGCCTCAGGCTCCTGCCGATCTCGCCCTTTTTCGTGATCAATCTGGTGATGGGGCTGACCTCGATCTCGACCACCACCTATATCCTGGTCAGCCAACTCGGGATGCTGTTGGGGACCATCGTGCTGGTCAATGCCGGGACCCACATCGGCCGCATCACGTCGCTCGCGGACCTACTGTCCGGCGAGGTCATCGCATCACTGGTACTGCTCGCGGTCTTTCCCCTCTGCGTGAAACGCCTGGTGGACCTCGTGCGCGCCCGCATGGCGCTCGGCACCAGCCGGCACTCGCCCTGACGAGAGTCTGACGAGAGCCCTGACGAAGAGAAAAAAGGGGGGGCCAGGCGCCTGTTCCGGGTCGCGATCGCGGCAGCCGCGCTCGTCCTGTGCGGGCTCGGACTCTTGTGGGCGCTCGTCGCCGCTTCGCTGCCCCCGCGCTCGGGCGAGGTGGACCTACCCGGCCTGCGAGCCGAAGTCCGGGTCCGCTTCGACGACATCGGCGTCCCCACCATCGAGGCCGGCAGCCGCGAGGACGCCTTTCTGGCGCTCGGCTATGTCACGTCAGGCGAGCGCCTGTTTCAAATGGACCTCCTGCGGCGCAAGGTCGGCGGCCGCCTGGCCGAGGTGTTCGGCGAACCCGCCCTCGACCACGACCGCCAGCACCGCGTGCTCGGTCTCGGACGAGTGGCCGAGGCGGTCCTGGCGCGTCTGCCCGAGACGGAGCGCGCGGTGCTCTCGGCCTACGCGGCCGGCGTCAATGCGGCCATCGATGGCAGCACCGTACTGCCCTTCGAGTTCCTGCTGGCCGGTTACCGCCCCGAGCCCTGGACCCCGGCCGACAGCCTGCGTGTGATCCTGGGCATGGTCCAGCTACTGACCTATACCGAAGGATCGGAGCGCATGCTGAGCGTCATGCAAGCCGCCCTGCCGCCCGAGGTCGTGGCGTTCCTGACCCCCGATACCGACCGCTACACCGAGCCCCTCCTGGGCGGCGTACGCTCGCGCCGGCCACCAACGGGCATACCAGCCCAGGCGCTTGCCGCCCTGCGCGTCGCCCCGCCCCGGAACGGATCGGCCGGACTGGTGCGGGCCGATCCGGTACCGATCGGGTCGAACAGTTGGGCGCTCGCCGGCCGCCGGACGCGTGACGGACGCGCCCTCCTCGCGAACGACATGCACCTGCCGCTCGCGGTCCCGGTGATCTGGTATCGCGCCGCCCTGCGCTACGCCGGGCACCGCCTCACGGGCCTCACCTTGCCGGGCATCCCCGGGGTGGTGGCCGGGAGCAACGGCCAGATCGCTTGGGGGTTCACCAACATCAACGCCGATGTGCTCGACCTGGTGCGCCTCGATCTCGACCCGGAGGACCCGAACCGCTACCGCACCCCCGCGGGTTGGCGAGCGTTTTCGACCGCTTCTGAACGCATCACGGTCAAGGGCGGGGCCGAAGTCGTGGTCGAGGTAAAGCGCAGCATCTGGGGCCCCGTGCTGGAGCGGCCGCTGCTCGCGGCGCCGGTGGCGTTGCGTTGGACGGCGCTCGAGCCCGAGGGCACCAACCTGGCGCTGCTCGACATGGATCGGGCTATGAACCTGGAGGACGCGGCGCGCGTCATGAACCGCGTCGGCGGGCCGCCCCAGAACGCACTGCTCGCGGATGGCGGCGGCCGGATCGGCTGGACCTATACGGGACGGTTCCCCAGGCGCCGCGGTCTCGACGGCGCCACCGCCACCGCCTGGGCGGATGGGTCGCGCGACTGGGACGGTTTCATCCCCGAGGGCGCACTGCCGCGCGTCTTCGACCCGCCGCAAGGCCTCCTCGTCACCGCCAACGACCGCATGCTGGGGGCCGACTACTCCTACAGCATCGGCCATGACTATGCCCACGGCTATCGAGGCCATCGCATCCGCCAGCGCCTTCGGGGGCTCTCGGCCGCCACCGAGCCTGATATGCTGGCGCTACAGCTCGATACTCGCGCCGCCTTCTACGATTTCTATCGGAACCTCGCCCTCGGGGTGCTGCGCGAGATCGACGCCACCGGGGACTGGCCGGAGGCCGGCGCGGTGCGGCGGGCGCTGGAACGCTGGGACGGTCGGGCGGACGCACGGAGTCTAGGATTCGCCCTCCTCATCGAGTTTCGCCGGCGCCTCACGAGCGAGGTATTCGCACCGTTTCTGGGGGCCTGCCGCGCGCTCGATCCCGGCTTCTCCTATACCTGGCACAAGCTCGATGTGCCGCTCCGCAAGCTCCTCGCGGCGCGTCTGCCGGAGACCTTACCCGATCCGGTCCGCTATCCCGATTGGCAGGCGTTCCTCCTCGAGGTGCTCAAAGAGAGCGCCGCGAGCCTACGCGAGGGGCATCCCGAGGTGCCGCTCGACCGTCTGAGTTGGGGCGAGGTGAGCCGATCGCAGATCACCCACCCGTTTTCCGCCCGCCTGCCGTGGCTGGCCGATCTCCTCGATATGCCGCGCGAGCCCCTGTCCGGCTGCCCCCAGTGCGTACGCGTGGTCTACGAGCGCCGGGTCCTGCACGGTGCCAGCGAGCGCATGGTGGTCAGCCCCGGCCACGAGGCCGACGCCATCCTGCACCTCCCGGGCGGGCAATCCGGGCACCCCTTATCACCGCATTATCGCGACCAGTTCCGCGATTGGTTGGAAGGGCGGGAGCTGCCCCTGGCGGGTAAGCCCGTGGAGGGTGTCCTGATCTTGAAACCTGCGGCCGGGGGTTAGGCCCTTTGACTGGTTGCGGTTCGATAGCGGTCTCGGCATACGGCCCCCCCCCGCTGGCCGGCGCGGCATGATAACGGTACACTCGCCTACCGCCACCCCATCGGATAGCACCCTCGGCTGCCTTGGCGCTCATCGCGGCCATGGCGCCCAAACTAAGTGCCGTTCCTCTCCGACCGCTATTTCCCAGCCGTGGTTGCTACACCGAGCCGGAGGCCTCATACCACTCTCGGGGAATCATTTCAAACCCGAGTTCTACAGCCTTACGCCAGTATTTCTTTGCAAGCGTAAGATCTGGAGGTATCCCCGGCATACCGGTACAGAAGATCGTTGCGAGGTTGTTATAAGCAATTCCGGATATTTTCCTTTCCCGATCCTCGTGTTCGCGTTGCCGGCTTCAGCTAATAGCAACAGCAGAGGCAACGCAAGTTCGTAGTCACCTTGCTGATAGGCATCTAGGCCATCATTGAGCTCACTCATGGGTGTTCAGTCGCTCCTCTCTATTTCCGGTAGATGTCTCTGATTTGCACACCTGGGATTGCTCACGACATATTGGATCAATCTGACGCGGGTCCACTAAACCGTCTGGCGTAATCGCAGGGCATGGTTTACCCACGGCCTGTGGAAATGTAACAGGCGCTTCGTATCCGGACACTCGTACCAACAGGTCTTGCATGGCCCCCCATAATAGACCTCTCGTATGAATCTACATCCCATCTTGGGTGGGGTCAACTCATCGGGGGAGCGACTCTTCGGAAATCGGCACGGGGATCAATTCGGATATGGTACGAGTGCCGGAATCGGGATCGGCAGAGCAGTCAACCCATTGGATCGGTATTCCGCATAGGATTGACAAGTTATTCGAGGCCCTATTCGCGTTTCGTCTGTGTGCGGGTGGTTGTAACTGACTGATTTAACTTCTGATTTGTAGAGACACGTCAGACCCTGGCCCTTTCGCTTGAAGGGGGCTATCCACTTCGCTCCACCAATGACCTATGTAGTAGTAAATCTAGTTTATTCAACCCAAGATGTTGTGGTTAGTGGAGGGAAGTGGATAGCCCATTCGCTTGAAATCAATCAGGAGACCCGTGCGCGCCATCGCTTGATCGCAGCCAGCCCCGCGGACCGATACCCCGCGGTCTCGTCGCCGAAGCCGCGCGCCATGATGTTCATGAGGCGCGGGTCGAGCGGGCTCTCGAGCCCTTGCGGCGCGGTGTCGAGCGGATAGGGGATTGCAAGCCCCGGTCGCTGCGGCGGGGCGCGGGTTGCGTTGCGCAGCGCGCGCGCCGACCAGACGTTGACGAACTGGCGCCAGTCGAGGTGGATCAGGTCGAGATCGGGCCCGAGATGCTCGTGCCACAAGAGGAGGCGGAAGTGGATGATCTCCTCCGCGTGATACCACGCCACGCCGATCTCGCCGTCCACGCGCAGCGAGCGCCCGTCGAGGTTCGCCGAGCCGACCAGGGCGAAGCGATCGTCGACGATCAGTACCTTGCTGTGGACGTAGATCGAGGGCGCGCGGAACAGCTCCGGCCGGGTATGCTATGCGGCCTCGACGATCGACCTGCAGCTCTTCAGGACGCGCGGCGGATCTTCGTAGCGCACGCGCGCTCCGAGCGTAAACAGTCCGGCCTGCGGCCCGAACGCGTCGCTCAGGCGCTTCAAGGTCTGGTGCTGCAGGTGCATGCCGTGCAGCGTCACCGGGTCGGTATCGGCGGGATCGCCCGCCTCTTCCAGCACGAAGGGCACGAGCACGATCACGCGCAGCTCGGGGCTCTTGCTGCGGGCGTCGATGAGCCAGTCGGCCAGCACCGGCCAGCGCAGATACTGGTGCTCGATGTAGACGAACTTCTCCGCCGCCTGCAGCGCGCGCATGACGCACGCCTCGGTGTCGAGCCGGACGGCCTCGGGCGCCGGGGGCTGCGCGATCGGCCCGGTCACGGTGCGGATCATCTGGGCGATCGCCCTGCCGGTGCGGAACACCGGCGGAACGTCCTTGGCGATCGCGCTGTAGCGGCTGATCGGCAGCGGCGCCGCCGGCGCGACGGCATTCGCGTCGCGCACGAAATCGAGCGCGGCCCGCCCCTCGCGGTTCCAGCGGCCGCGGAAGGCGCGCACGAGATCGGCGACCACCGCGCCGGTAACGCGGAAATGCACGTCGTGGCGATAGGGAGCGGCCTCGTGCCGGCCGTTGCTGACCAGCACCCCGCCGATGTCGATGCCGCCGAGGAACGCGACCCGGCGGTCGATGATGCACAGCTTCTGGTGATGCGAGCCGACATGGACGGGATCCTGCGCCGCCGATCGCGCGCGGCTGAACGGGATGGAGGCGCCGGGATCGAACGCCACGTAGCGCCACAGCCGCGGCAGGAACTCGA
The sequence above is a segment of the Pseudomonadota bacterium genome. Coding sequences within it:
- a CDS encoding TVP38/TMEM64 family protein, yielding MNKSKLCFAIAVLSCLLLFFALDLDAYFTLEYFNTKRDAIHAYCTAHLWRSAVFFVAIYLALAALSLPGILLMTVVAGDLFGLVLGSALVSSASTLAATLPFLAARYLWRDAVQERFGQHLATIDAGVEKNGAFYLFSLRLLPISPFFVINLVMGLTSISTTTYILVSQLGMLLGTIVLVNAGTHIGRITSLADLLSGEVIASLVLLAVFPLCVKRLVDLVRARMALGTSRHSP
- a CDS encoding penicillin acylase family protein; this encodes MWALVAASLPPRSGEVDLPGLRAEVRVRFDDIGVPTIEAGSREDAFLALGYVTSGERLFQMDLLRRKVGGRLAEVFGEPALDHDRQHRVLGLGRVAEAVLARLPETERAVLSAYAAGVNAAIDGSTVLPFEFLLAGYRPEPWTPADSLRVILGMVQLLTYTEGSERMLSVMQAALPPEVVAFLTPDTDRYTEPLLGGVRSRRPPTGIPAQALAALRVAPPRNGSAGLVRADPVPIGSNSWALAGRRTRDGRALLANDMHLPLAVPVIWYRAALRYAGHRLTGLTLPGIPGVVAGSNGQIAWGFTNINADVLDLVRLDLDPEDPNRYRTPAGWRAFSTASERITVKGGAEVVVEVKRSIWGPVLERPLLAAPVALRWTALEPEGTNLALLDMDRAMNLEDAARVMNRVGGPPQNALLADGGGRIGWTYTGRFPRRRGLDGATATAWADGSRDWDGFIPEGALPRVFDPPQGLLVTANDRMLGADYSYSIGHDYAHGYRGHRIRQRLRGLSAATEPDMLALQLDTRAAFYDFYRNLALGVLREIDATGDWPEAGAVRRALERWDGRADARSLGFALLIEFRRRLTSEVFAPFLGACRALDPGFSYTWHKLDVPLRKLLAARLPETLPDPVRYPDWQAFLLEVLKESAASLREGHPEVPLDRLSWGEVSRSQITHPFSARLPWLADLLDMPREPLSGCPQCVRVVYERRVLHGASERMVVSPGHEADAILHLPGGQSGHPLSPHYRDQFRDWLEGRELPLAGKPVEGVLILKPAAGG
- a CDS encoding AMP-binding protein; this translates as MDATALSPGVAPSPEHHARFEPPPTRPWLRQYPEAVPSEIDPSKYSSLVDLLDRCTARYADRPAFANMGATLSYRTLADKSRAFAAFLQQEWHLSQGDRIAIMMPNLLQYPVAAFGALRAGLILVNTNPLYTGRELQNQLVDSGASVIVILENYAHVLAQVLAHTPIKHVIVTKIGDMLPQPRALIVNWVVAHVKRLVPPFNISHAVGFRDAIERGARWHPHAVALGHDDIAMLQYTGGTTGVSKGAMLSHGNIVANVLQGAACHGAVIGDQGEIVITALPLYHIFAFTINCLSFMELGGLNHLITDPRNLKGFVAELRKLRFSCMTGVNTLFIHLMNTPGFADLDFSTLKLTVGGGMAVQRPVAERWQALTGRPILEGYGLTECSPLVCCNPLDAREYSGSAGIPVPSTECSIRDEAGRAVAHGTSGELWIRGPQVMKGYWHRPEETAKVLGPDGWLRTGDIAQMDERGYIKLVDRVKDMITVSGFKVYPNEVEEVVASHPSVLEAAVIGVPDPHTGEAVKLFVVPRPGSSIDLEELRQHCKEQLAAYKVPRQIVLRTALPKSNVGKVLRRALRDE